A window from Candidatus Nitrospira neomarina encodes these proteins:
- a CDS encoding right-handed parallel beta-helix repeat-containing protein, translating to MSTEQSPLHEPPPNPFGGKTLIVDAERPGCFTLPSEALAHAQQDDQIFIRPGVYEDRLVMTERTIHLVGAGRDQVTIFNRRSGPCYLQRVSGGQISGITFRYVGSDQHSALNILDSVCTISHCRATEGLLSGVVIYGPDCRPTLLDNEITHNRESGIFSFAGAQPYLRENTCFGNHHFGMAARDEGTRPDMIKNICRENMLSGILLFHLAKALILENTCEENAHWGIVLTPDCESTPKSDDLPQSNHLAHNPRGAYTLTTEPLADIGR from the coding sequence TTGTCCACTGAACAATCACCTCTTCACGAACCGCCACCCAATCCTTTCGGGGGAAAAACGTTAATTGTAGATGCGGAGCGCCCAGGTTGCTTCACCCTACCCAGCGAAGCTCTCGCTCACGCGCAACAAGATGATCAAATATTTATTCGACCGGGGGTTTATGAAGATCGGTTGGTAATGACTGAGCGAACCATCCATCTGGTCGGCGCCGGTCGGGACCAGGTCACAATATTCAATCGGCGGAGCGGTCCTTGCTATCTTCAACGAGTTTCCGGCGGACAGATCAGTGGCATCACGTTTCGGTATGTGGGCAGCGACCAACACTCCGCCCTGAATATTTTAGATTCGGTATGCACCATATCTCACTGCAGGGCCACAGAAGGGCTTTTATCCGGAGTCGTTATTTATGGACCGGATTGCCGCCCGACCTTGCTCGACAACGAGATCACTCATAATCGGGAGTCCGGTATTTTTTCGTTTGCCGGAGCTCAACCGTATCTCCGCGAAAATACATGTTTTGGAAATCATCATTTTGGAATGGCCGCACGGGACGAGGGCACTCGACCCGATATGATTAAAAACATCTGTCGGGAAAATATGCTAAGCGGCATTCTGCTCTTTCACCTCGCCAAGGCGCTTATTCTCGAGAATACTTGTGAAGAAAATGCGCATTGGGGAATCGTGCTCACTCCGGATTGTGAAAGCACTCCAAAATCTGATGACCTCCCTCAGTCAAATCATTTGGCACATAACCCTCGCGGAGCCTATACCCTCACCACCGAACCTTTGGCTGATATTGGTCGCTAG
- a CDS encoding ATP-binding protein, which translates to MSLNKLFLNLPIARKLLLVSGVPVLAVLILSLVTYRSVQTFSLDEDRLNDVYLVQSASAEYMRLVVDLETGFRGFILTQKAPFLQPYLAARQRVLLLGNSLRQMVKSVEEQRQVIETVQGMVEQLMNDKDRLIERVKAGFPQEATDYVESETGRILMLAIREEMARFDRREVTQLQHALGSSAADRAALMGVVVWGGSLALILLLVPLHLIARSITGPLTTLVKAVENVSGGNIPNIPVFQRGDEIGELTKVMQTMGTQIRNHIRRIEQSEQELRTLNQDLTSSEAKYRGIVDYAPIGIFTAKKDHLIFSNRQNWVLAGRNPDEVLDPEHMWEAIHPDDREGVRETFQDAVHQSEPFERVLRFLHPDGAVRKVLCRAVPIQDHGGQTMVYQGFNVDITALEYMRAQLNRSDRLATLGQMAAGIAHEIRNPLVGIGSTTTLLMEDFPDGDSRHEDLVTILKETRRLDRIVNQIVDFARPRDLLPVTFQLQDLIQESLQVLNEPIKQMDIQIDFHPPAKLHSIQADRDQLKQVLLNVIQNAVEAMSEGGCLRLSVEEETIERIPGLRITVQDNGKGISPSALPRIFEPFFTTGKHRGTGLGLPICRNIIEAHGGEIHAESQSGIGTTMTWWLPCVCQPQLPTV; encoded by the coding sequence ATGTCTCTCAATAAATTATTTTTAAATCTTCCGATTGCCAGAAAGCTACTTTTAGTCTCCGGAGTCCCGGTTTTGGCCGTCTTGATTTTGAGCCTGGTGACCTATAGAAGCGTTCAGACTTTTTCTCTGGATGAAGATCGCCTGAATGATGTGTATCTGGTGCAAAGCGCGTCGGCTGAATATATGCGCTTAGTTGTGGATCTCGAAACCGGATTTCGCGGATTTATTCTGACTCAAAAGGCTCCCTTTTTGCAGCCCTATTTGGCAGCCAGGCAACGAGTGTTGTTACTCGGGAATTCATTGAGACAGATGGTCAAGTCTGTTGAGGAACAGCGACAGGTAATCGAAACTGTTCAGGGAATGGTCGAACAATTGATGAATGACAAAGATCGGCTGATTGAACGGGTCAAGGCGGGTTTTCCGCAGGAGGCCACGGACTATGTCGAGAGTGAAACAGGGCGTATCCTCATGCTTGCCATCCGTGAAGAAATGGCTCGATTTGACCGGCGAGAAGTCACGCAATTGCAACACGCCCTTGGGAGTAGTGCCGCAGACCGGGCGGCCCTGATGGGGGTGGTCGTGTGGGGAGGGTCGTTGGCGTTGATTTTGTTGCTGGTGCCTCTTCATCTCATTGCGCGGTCCATTACAGGACCATTAACGACCTTGGTCAAGGCGGTGGAAAATGTTTCCGGAGGGAATATTCCGAATATTCCAGTTTTCCAACGGGGCGATGAAATTGGCGAATTGACGAAAGTCATGCAGACAATGGGCACCCAAATCCGGAATCATATCCGGCGTATTGAACAATCCGAACAGGAACTCCGAACGCTGAACCAGGATTTAACTTCTTCTGAGGCCAAATATCGAGGGATTGTGGATTATGCGCCCATCGGAATATTCACGGCAAAAAAAGATCATCTGATTTTTAGCAACCGGCAGAATTGGGTCCTGGCCGGGAGGAATCCCGATGAGGTGTTGGATCCTGAACATATGTGGGAAGCGATTCATCCGGACGATCGGGAGGGAGTGCGCGAAACTTTTCAAGATGCCGTCCACCAAAGTGAGCCCTTTGAGCGGGTCCTTCGCTTCCTGCATCCAGACGGAGCTGTGCGCAAGGTCTTATGTCGCGCGGTTCCAATTCAAGATCACGGTGGGCAGACCATGGTATACCAGGGATTCAATGTGGATATCACGGCTTTAGAGTATATGCGTGCACAATTGAACCGGTCTGACCGCTTGGCCACATTGGGACAAATGGCTGCAGGTATTGCCCATGAGATTCGAAACCCGCTGGTGGGTATTGGGTCAACCACGACATTGCTGATGGAAGATTTTCCTGATGGTGATTCGCGGCATGAAGACCTTGTAACCATTCTCAAGGAAACCCGACGACTGGATCGCATTGTGAACCAAATTGTTGACTTTGCGCGACCAAGAGACTTGCTCCCGGTAACCTTTCAATTGCAAGATCTGATACAGGAGTCTTTGCAGGTGCTCAATGAACCCATCAAACAAATGGACATTCAGATCGATTTTCATCCGCCTGCCAAACTGCATTCCATCCAAGCTGATCGAGATCAACTGAAGCAAGTGTTGCTAAATGTGATCCAAAATGCCGTTGAGGCGATGTCGGAGGGCGGATGCCTTCGTCTGTCCGTTGAAGAGGAAACCATTGAACGAATACCGGGGTTGCGTATTACAGTCCAAGATAATGGAAAAGGAATCAGTCCAAGTGCTCTCCCGAGGATTTTTGAGCCGTTTTTTACCACCGGCAAGCATCGTGGAACTGGACTGGGGCTGCCTATTTGTCGAAATATTATTGAAGCCCATGGAGGCGAGATCCATGCGGAAAGTCAGTCAGGTATTGGGACCACCATGACATGGTGGCTGCCTTGCGTTTGCCAACCCCAACTTCCCACGGTGTAA
- the priA gene encoding replication restart helicase PriA — translation MLADVVLPARRFQVFTYQVPPHLLSLLYVGSPVVVPLGSTVVSGVVVTLFEAQNSYSQQTKLRKKSLRAILSLEADAGNRPLEHNLLRLVEKISGYYLAPLAACLRLIVPPHSIPVVKRISLTDDGRQALLDRSLASDVQLMLRKLEQAPRGLLRSSLMRTIKNGSNILTRAKKKGWITEQTTLPSGSKVQSPVRGIRVGRNPMHSVSRGLFDPPEESGELPESLQSSASSFKDNRIWKHLFSAVQTGGFQEVPVVGSELVRQDLLFTMIETILNKDRRVLILAPEVQQAEILGEQVRRVGNFQVEVYHGHLSTMVRAARWERIRQGDVQVVVGTRSALFLPVPNLGLVWINQEEDPSYKDEHLPYFHAREVARMRGECDQALVVYGSRSPSLELFGRYTEQVCESLERSSQQIPHVNMVDLRTLPYETIMSPALITRITRSLDEGEQVILLLNRKGFSGALVCRDCGKAPSCPTCGVALKLYQRPSRLVCTYCEGVQPTPETCPTCQGRVFRFSGMGTQRLEEEVRRLFPAVPVARFDRENVKTPDAADTMLRQFRQRVIGVMIGTEFLVHQSEPPTAPVIGFPQADFGLHIPEFRSAERTFQMLSKALSLARKGQEPGEVILQTRIPDHHVLTAITHQCPRMFYDQELELRDLLGYPPATHLILLVVTGEQASRVQKVVDFLHQRLKEFERKRPPGAAGKGGMGTPMVLGPMASKKPGRIKKNRVIFLMKTADLSEAQRGLQSLQREYEAEFPKDPVVVEFNVDPMDIQ, via the coding sequence ATGCTTGCTGACGTTGTCCTGCCGGCCAGACGGTTCCAGGTTTTTACCTATCAAGTTCCTCCCCATCTGCTTTCCCTGTTGTATGTGGGAAGTCCCGTGGTGGTCCCTTTAGGTTCTACTGTCGTCTCTGGAGTGGTCGTTACCCTCTTTGAAGCTCAAAACTCTTATTCCCAGCAGACGAAGCTCCGTAAAAAATCGTTACGTGCCATTCTTTCGTTGGAGGCAGATGCCGGGAACCGTCCTTTAGAACACAACCTTCTTCGGCTGGTCGAAAAAATTTCGGGTTATTATCTGGCTCCTCTCGCCGCCTGCTTGCGGTTAATTGTCCCCCCCCATTCGATACCAGTAGTAAAGCGAATATCCCTAACGGACGACGGCCGCCAGGCCTTATTGGACCGCTCGCTGGCATCTGACGTCCAGTTGATGCTTCGCAAGTTAGAACAGGCTCCCAGGGGATTACTCCGTTCGTCTCTTATGCGAACGATAAAAAATGGTTCAAATATATTAACTCGTGCGAAAAAGAAGGGATGGATTACTGAACAGACGACCCTGCCTTCAGGGTCCAAGGTTCAAAGTCCGGTTCGTGGAATCAGAGTTGGACGAAACCCCATGCATTCAGTTTCCCGAGGGCTATTTGATCCTCCTGAAGAATCAGGTGAACTCCCGGAATCTCTTCAAAGTTCGGCATCCAGCTTTAAAGACAACCGGATATGGAAACACTTGTTCTCTGCCGTCCAAACCGGCGGTTTTCAGGAGGTGCCTGTTGTAGGATCGGAATTAGTTCGACAGGATCTGTTGTTCACGATGATTGAGACCATTTTGAATAAAGACCGTCGCGTCCTCATCCTTGCCCCAGAAGTTCAACAAGCCGAAATCCTTGGCGAACAGGTACGACGTGTTGGCAATTTTCAGGTTGAGGTCTACCATGGCCACCTCTCGACAATGGTTCGTGCTGCTCGATGGGAACGAATTCGACAGGGCGACGTGCAGGTCGTGGTGGGGACTCGATCAGCACTATTTCTGCCAGTTCCAAATTTGGGGCTCGTTTGGATCAATCAGGAGGAGGATCCGTCCTACAAAGATGAGCACCTTCCGTATTTTCACGCCCGGGAAGTCGCGCGAATGCGGGGAGAATGTGACCAGGCTCTCGTCGTGTATGGTTCGAGGTCGCCTTCCTTGGAACTCTTCGGACGATACACAGAGCAGGTCTGTGAGTCATTGGAACGCTCCTCACAGCAGATTCCCCATGTGAATATGGTTGATTTACGAACCTTACCGTATGAGACCATCATGTCCCCGGCTTTAATCACCAGGATCACGCGGTCCTTGGACGAGGGGGAGCAAGTCATTTTACTTCTCAATCGTAAAGGGTTTTCCGGTGCGCTGGTGTGCCGGGATTGTGGAAAGGCTCCGAGCTGTCCCACCTGCGGAGTGGCCTTGAAACTCTATCAGCGACCTTCCCGTTTGGTGTGCACCTACTGTGAGGGAGTTCAACCAACACCTGAAACCTGCCCCACGTGTCAGGGCAGGGTGTTTCGATTTTCCGGCATGGGAACGCAGCGACTGGAAGAAGAGGTGAGGCGACTTTTTCCGGCGGTTCCGGTTGCTCGGTTCGATCGGGAGAATGTAAAAACCCCCGACGCGGCTGATACGATGTTACGCCAATTCCGGCAGAGGGTTATTGGGGTAATGATCGGGACGGAATTTTTAGTTCATCAATCAGAGCCACCTACGGCGCCGGTCATTGGGTTTCCTCAAGCTGATTTTGGGCTCCATATTCCTGAATTCCGGTCAGCCGAACGAACCTTTCAGATGTTGTCGAAGGCTCTCAGTTTGGCCCGGAAGGGACAGGAGCCCGGAGAGGTAATTCTCCAAACCCGAATTCCTGATCATCATGTACTCACAGCCATTACGCACCAATGTCCTCGAATGTTTTATGACCAGGAACTGGAGTTGCGTGATCTCTTAGGGTATCCCCCGGCTACCCACCTAATATTATTGGTTGTGACGGGGGAGCAGGCGTCACGCGTGCAAAAAGTCGTGGACTTTCTCCATCAACGATTGAAGGAGTTTGAACGAAAAAGGCCTCCAGGAGCGGCGGGAAAAGGGGGCATGGGAACTCCAATGGTTCTGGGTCCGATGGCATCCAAGAAACCAGGACGGATCAAGAAAAATCGTGTAATCTTTTTGATGAAAACGGCTGATTTATCGGAAGCACAGCGAGGCCTTCAAAGCCTTCAGCGGGAGTATGAAGCAGAATTTCCCAAAGATCCTGTCGTCGTTGAATTTAATGTGGATCCTATGGACATTCAATAG
- a CDS encoding sigma-54-dependent transcriptional regulator, with translation MRANIFVTDDDDVVRQAISRRIAKRHHHVRSFASGEALLEALDHDAPDLILLDLKMAGLSGLETLKHIRAKSQQSLVILLTAYGTVEDAVEAIKLGAYDFLIKSVDFSSVEPVIDRALDYLSLRRRIDFETQDRPGRYAFNSLIANSPSMKELIGQIQEMAKNLKTTVLLFGETGTGKEFVARVLHHNGPRDKGPFVGVNCTAIPQELFESELFGYERGAFTGANQRKPGLCEQAEGGTLFLDEIGDLNPSMQAKLLRVLQERSFKRLGGQEDIEVDFRLIAATNRDLRKDVAQGRFREDLFFRLNVVSLNLPPLRNRIEDIIPLALATLIRQSSDLGKEVSAIEPEAQRLLERYPYPGNIRELENIMERAAIFCRGKSLTEGDLPREVHEEARSSVNAVTRGDQKVVRMEMILGEQSLAGIESDLIEEVMRLSDYNKSLAAKYLGITRFALDRRLKKIPES, from the coding sequence ATGCGCGCGAACATTTTTGTGACGGATGATGATGATGTGGTTCGGCAAGCCATCAGCCGACGGATCGCAAAACGACACCATCATGTGCGAAGCTTTGCTTCGGGAGAGGCCTTATTGGAAGCCCTTGATCATGATGCGCCAGATCTCATTCTTTTAGATTTGAAAATGGCCGGGTTAAGCGGACTGGAGACTCTCAAGCATATTCGTGCGAAATCTCAACAGTCCCTTGTCATTCTCCTCACAGCCTATGGCACGGTGGAAGATGCAGTGGAAGCCATCAAACTCGGGGCTTATGATTTTCTGATTAAAAGTGTCGATTTCTCCAGTGTGGAACCTGTGATCGATCGTGCGCTTGACTATCTATCCCTACGGCGCCGTATCGATTTTGAAACGCAGGATAGGCCTGGTCGATATGCCTTCAACAGTTTGATTGCCAATAGTCCCAGTATGAAGGAATTGATTGGGCAAATTCAGGAAATGGCAAAGAATTTAAAAACGACGGTTCTCCTGTTTGGAGAAACGGGAACAGGGAAAGAATTTGTCGCTCGAGTCCTTCATCATAACGGGCCCCGGGACAAAGGTCCCTTTGTGGGGGTGAATTGCACAGCCATTCCTCAGGAATTATTTGAAAGTGAATTATTTGGCTATGAGCGTGGGGCCTTCACGGGTGCGAATCAGCGCAAACCCGGTCTCTGTGAGCAGGCAGAAGGCGGGACGCTTTTTTTAGATGAGATTGGAGACCTCAATCCTTCCATGCAGGCGAAATTGCTTCGAGTGTTACAGGAGCGTTCGTTTAAACGGTTGGGTGGACAAGAGGATATTGAGGTGGATTTTCGCCTGATTGCGGCCACCAATCGGGATCTGCGCAAAGATGTGGCGCAAGGCAGGTTCCGGGAGGACTTGTTTTTTCGGCTGAATGTGGTGTCATTGAATCTCCCACCATTACGAAATCGGATAGAAGATATTATCCCTCTGGCTCTTGCGACGTTGATTCGACAAAGCAGTGATCTTGGTAAAGAGGTTTCGGCTATAGAGCCGGAGGCCCAACGGCTGTTGGAGCGCTATCCCTATCCGGGAAATATTCGTGAACTGGAAAATATTATGGAGCGTGCGGCTATTTTTTGTCGTGGAAAAAGTTTGACGGAAGGGGATCTGCCTCGTGAAGTCCATGAAGAGGCCCGTTCCTCAGTCAATGCGGTCACTCGAGGGGATCAAAAGGTGGTGCGCATGGAAATGATTCTCGGAGAGCAATCCCTTGCTGGCATTGAAAGCGATTTGATTGAAGAAGTCATGCGGTTATCTGATTATAATAAAAGTCTCGCTGCCAAATATCTTGGTATTACTCGCTTCGCTTTGGACCGCCGTCTCAAAAAAATCCCCGAGTCTTGA
- a CDS encoding SulP family inorganic anion transporter → MSRRKLTMEHLTAGIRVYLKDFNFKDNFKGLASNVRGDVLAGITVAMVVLPMALAFGVASGLGAIAGMWSAVAAGLIAGPLSGSAWSVGGPTGPITIQILSMTQTNKLADGSPDLIFVFTTIALAGFILIVLGLLKLGQFIKFTPYSVISGFMTGLGVLYMLLQLNPFLGLPGVKSITSAITELPSSLVHASPVALGIGLLTLLIVIVWPKISPVTWLPGPLIGLLAGTVTTVALGLDIPKIGDIPTGLPELYLPDLNILEKAFVPAAALAGLCIFDSLLTCLIVDNMTGTHHNSDRELVAQGSANLFSGLVGGLGGATNTMPCVVNIQSGARTRLSSITMGLVLLSFIFGLGSLAASIPLSALAGILLKAGYDILDMRVLPVVRRLPTSDLMVFGLVVFMTVFWNLLSAMAMGLAVAFFRFVKDQSDRYKADLTQRDEDVKQEEEDLIFSFARDYARKISQDGANIGELSGRFEHIVRDRILIVRPHGPLFFGAIDWLNETVEHLDSKDVLIIRCKWLDELDLSGAYALGDLIEAANSRGVAVLTAGMSPRTRQILADLNELSRLKEDYICTHFNEALDTAMQIVEKKAVEIRLHAHNEPVLTGG, encoded by the coding sequence ATGAGTCGGAGAAAGTTAACCATGGAGCACCTGACTGCGGGTATTCGTGTATATCTTAAGGATTTCAATTTTAAAGATAATTTTAAAGGGCTTGCCAGCAATGTGAGAGGGGATGTGTTGGCAGGGATCACTGTGGCGATGGTGGTGCTTCCCATGGCCTTGGCCTTCGGTGTGGCTTCCGGGCTCGGGGCGATTGCGGGCATGTGGTCGGCAGTGGCGGCCGGTCTTATTGCGGGCCCCTTAAGCGGATCAGCGTGGTCGGTTGGTGGGCCGACCGGACCCATAACCATTCAAATCCTTTCAATGACTCAGACCAATAAATTAGCCGATGGGAGCCCCGATCTGATTTTCGTATTTACGACCATCGCCTTAGCCGGTTTTATATTGATTGTGTTGGGACTGTTGAAGCTCGGACAATTTATCAAGTTCACACCCTATTCAGTCATCTCCGGATTTATGACGGGTTTGGGTGTGTTGTACATGCTGTTGCAACTCAACCCATTTTTAGGGCTTCCCGGCGTCAAAAGTATTACCTCCGCCATTACCGAATTGCCCTCCAGTTTGGTCCATGCCTCGCCTGTGGCCTTGGGAATCGGCTTGTTGACCTTACTCATTGTCATCGTTTGGCCAAAAATTTCTCCTGTGACCTGGCTGCCCGGTCCATTGATCGGATTATTAGCCGGTACGGTAACTACGGTTGCCCTCGGGCTAGACATCCCTAAAATTGGAGATATTCCCACTGGCTTACCCGAGCTGTATCTTCCCGATCTTAACATTCTAGAAAAAGCCTTCGTCCCGGCTGCGGCTCTGGCGGGGTTATGTATATTCGATAGTCTTCTGACCTGTCTCATCGTCGATAATATGACCGGCACACATCACAATAGTGACCGTGAATTGGTTGCCCAAGGATCAGCCAATCTCTTTTCAGGATTGGTCGGAGGGCTGGGGGGAGCCACGAATACCATGCCATGTGTTGTGAATATCCAGAGTGGGGCTCGTACCCGCTTGTCGTCCATAACCATGGGCCTTGTCCTGCTTTCGTTCATTTTCGGACTGGGTTCATTGGCCGCATCCATTCCTCTTTCCGCCTTGGCCGGTATTCTCCTCAAGGCCGGCTATGACATTCTGGATATGCGAGTTCTGCCGGTGGTTCGGAGATTGCCCACCTCTGATTTAATGGTATTTGGTCTGGTGGTTTTCATGACGGTGTTTTGGAATCTTCTGTCGGCCATGGCGATGGGACTTGCAGTGGCGTTTTTCCGTTTTGTAAAAGACCAGTCTGATCGCTATAAAGCCGATCTCACTCAGCGGGATGAAGATGTAAAACAGGAAGAAGAAGATCTCATTTTTTCCTTCGCCAGGGATTATGCCAGAAAAATAAGCCAGGATGGGGCCAATATAGGAGAGCTGAGCGGTCGTTTTGAGCATATCGTTCGAGACCGGATTCTCATCGTTCGTCCTCACGGTCCATTATTTTTCGGTGCGATCGATTGGCTGAACGAGACGGTGGAACATCTTGACAGCAAAGATGTGCTTATCATTCGTTGCAAATGGTTGGATGAATTGGATTTGTCAGGTGCTTATGCGTTAGGTGATTTAATTGAAGCTGCCAACAGTCGCGGGGTAGCGGTGTTAACCGCTGGCATGTCCCCTAGAACCCGACAAATTCTTGCCGATTTAAATGAGCTTTCCAGACTGAAGGAAGACTATATCTGCACACATTTTAATGAGGCTTTGGATACCGCTATGCAGATCGTGGAAAAGAAGGCCGTGGAGATTAGGCTACACGCCCACAATGAACCGGTTTTGACGGGAGGATAG